The following is a genomic window from Episyrphus balteatus chromosome 1, idEpiBalt1.1, whole genome shotgun sequence.
tcacatagttttttttttgttgtcaaaaatccaataaaagGGTATAAATTATAtagttttaagttaaaataaaataaatcttaaattaaaaaaataaaaaaattaattttaaatttttttagtttacgATGAATCTCCACGCGAAGTGATGAATGTAATAAGCAGCATTAGTCAAATATTAAATGGTTTATCTGATCCACTTTATGattcaaaaatcataaaaacaccATCATACACTCGTAAAGAGTTTCCCGATAATTggatttttgacaattttaagatgtaaatacttttttttttcaaacattttcatttttggttTGATACTAATATCcagtttgaataaaatttgttttttggtttataaacTACATGCACCCATGGGAATAAAAAATAACGCAAGCTTTATgtttacttttggtatatttaatcataGTATAGTTGAAATAACCAgaaaatagttaaatatacctgaaacaaagttaaatataccaaaagtaaagtTATTCTTATGTTATTTTCGCTCTCTGTGTCAATGAGAATTTatgacatttttataaaaacaaaaatgttacaaaatattcaaggtttttacttttttggcacATAAAAATATGCATGTAAGTCATTGAAATTGAACAGAACAACGGGTTATTTTAATGTGTGcactaatttcaaaattttctaaaaaatatttttatacaaaactcatgataaaaccaataaattttgtttcgttttttgtagggttaccaaaaaaacaacaactgtaGTCAATATGACAATCGACGGTAGTAAACTTTAACAGTGAAATTGTCATATTGACTACAAAAATAGTCAATTTTGGAATTCGAAATATGGTTTTCATATTGAATACCACATTGGTCAATATTACAACAATTGACtatcgaaaattttaatattgacTTTCGCGGTTAATGTCTAAAATTATGCATTGATTAGTacacttaaaattattttaaaagcagCGATTCTTCAGGGTGGCTGTTTAGTTAAAATTAGCAACTTCATCTTTACTTTGcaatttacaattttataaTATGATGATATTagagaaaaatcaattgataaaTCGTCTTTAAGGTTTaagaatcataaaaataaaaacaaaataattagtttttgaaacatttgaTGGTTTGAAAACATGAATCGTTTTCAGAtcgataaatatttttgaaaaacaataaactgttttaagatcattaaatttttaaatgaacgaTTAATCATTTGTAAATTgttaaattgtttgaaaaaacgTTAAATCATGTTTAGAACGATAGATCGTTTAAGGAGCgttaaatagttttgaaaaaccaTAAATACACTTTAGAAGATTTAAtcatttaagaattaatttaaCGTTCTTAGAAAATACGAAACCATAAGAGACAGATAGATCGTTAAGTCGTTTTAGGCATCGTTTTAAAATCGATAAGTTGTATTTATAACTTaaaatcgttttacaaaattaaatcatttgaaGAACGATAAATCGTTTTTAGATCGTTTGTTCCTTACATGAgttgatattttcaaaacgatttcATGATGAAGAAACGATTTATTGGTATCtaataaatcgttttttttgtaaagaactAACAATCTTTTATAGAACgttaaaatgttttgagaacgatgattgaaaaatatttgaatttgctTCAAATTGCTTTAGGAACTATTAATAAGTTTTACAAAGTTAAATcattaaaagaattatttttaacgtTTTTAAAGCGTTAAATCGTTTTAAAAACCATTGTATTAAGAACCATGCATCATTTAGTTATTTTAAGGaagataaaaagtttaaaaaccgATAAATTGTCTGAAGaactttaaatcaattttaggAAGTTAATTCATTTTAAGAACGATAAatcgttttttattatttatttttattattttattcattaacatAACATAATTTAAAGAACGATAAAtgctaaaaagttttttagaacCATAAAACTTGTTTAGAACgatgaatttattgtttttagaacgaaaaatcgtttttaatcGATAAATCGTTTTTAGAACGAGAAATCGTTTTTATAACGAGAAATCGTTTTTAATCGATTGTTTTTAATCAATCGTTTCCAGAacgaaaaatcgtttttaataGATAAATCGTTTTTAGAACGAGAAATCGTTTTTAATCGATTGTAATCAATTGTTTTTAGAacgaaaaatcgtttttaatcGATAATTCGTATTTAGAacgaaaaatcgtttttaatcgattgtttttaatcaattttttttttttttaacaaaaagacttttttaaatCGATAAATCGTAAAGTATAAATAGGTTTTAGAATGATAAAAtgttcataattatttttttaagttgaatctagttcaaagaaaattaatttcaattctaAAAGAAAATGATGTCAAAACATCTCTCTTCGTTTCGCAGCTAGATATGGTCCCGGTGGAGGCGCAGGAGGGGGTCTGAAAAGAGTTCGCaatatttttctcgaaacatgGATTTGggattttatagaaaattattagaaatttcttgcaaaaaaaaaaaccattaaaaagcacttccttttttgttcatattattcacaACATTCTAGATCCTTGGCAGTAGTagaatataagaaaataataatcacaaaataaaaaataaaactggtataATATACTTTCTAATAAGTTTCAGCACTCATCGCACTTTGGGTTGCTGTTTTAGAATATTctaaaactaacaaaaatttGGATTTAATTGTATGTATCTATATGTATAAATTATTGCATCTCACTAACTGATAAAGCCTTTTTACTTACTAACTCACATAAgcatgaacttttttttggggTTTCCTATGCTAATAACTACAACTTTTCATTTAACtccaaaaatgttccaaaatcACTTTCTAATGTACCAATTTTTTCGTATGAAACAGTACTGACGGAAATGGCATTACTTTGAGCAAAAAAGTTCCCGATACTATTACATCCTGGGTTCTAACTGGATTCTCATTGAATCCTGAAACTGGTTTAGCTATTACCGATGAAGCAACAAAAATGAAAGTCTTCCAACCTTTCTTCATTTCCACCAATCTTCCATATTCAGTTAAAAGGGGTAAGTCAGAAATGTCAGAAATCTGTCAAAAACGCCTCTAAAACCCTAACTTTTTGTGACTTTAGGTGAAGTTATTGCAATTCCTGTTGTAATTTTCAACTATTTGGACAAAAATCTTGACGCTGAAATAACTATGGACAATTCCGATCATGAATACTCATTTGCTGAAGCTACCAATGAAGTTACCGAATCTGCTAGTGACGATGTTAAACGTACCAAGACTCTTTCCGTTCCATCAAATAGCGGACAAAGTGTATCATTTATGATTCGTACCAACAAAGTTGGACCATTAAGTTTGAAAATTAGTGCAATTTCTCCAATTGCTGGCGATGCTATTCAACAAACTCTTAAAGTTGAACCTGAAGGTGTTACTAAATACGTTAACAAAGCTGTTTTTATGAATTTGGGTGATGAAAAAGAGAAATCAGCTAAGGTTGATGTTGATATTCCTGAAAATGCTGTTGAAGATTCGGAATATGTTGAACTTTCGGTTGTTGGAGATTTGCTAGGACCAACTATTAAAAATTTGGACAAATTAATTCGTATGCCATATGGATGTGGTGAACAGAATATGGTTAATTTTGTACCAAATATTTTAGTACTTAAATATTTGACAGtaagttttaaagaaatatttctatGATTTTTTGGTTGAGAAGGTtactttttcactattttttttcttaggctACTAAACAACTTACTCCAGCAGTTGAAGAAAAGGCTAAGAAATTCTTAGAAATCGGTTATCAACGTGAATTACAATACAAACATGACGATGGTTCTTACAGTGCCTTTGGCAAATCGGACAAAAGTGGTAGCACTTGGTTGACAGCCTATGTTGTCAAATCTTTCCATCAAGCTATTCCATTCACTGATATTGATCCTAAAATTATCGAAGCTGGTTTGAAATTCTTGGCTGATAATCAGTTGCCAAGTGGTGAATTCCCAGAAGTTGGCAAGGTTATTGATAGTTCTCACAGTGGTGGATCAATTGGTCTAAGTGCTTATGTTTTATTGGCTTTCTTGGAAAATGTTGAATCAGCTGATCAGTATAAGGATGTTATTGAAAAGGGTTCGTCATTTTTGGAGAAGGAATTGGCTTCGTCGGATGATCAATATTCATTGTCAATTGCTGCTCAAGCTTTCTTGTTGGGCAAACGCCCAGAATCTGCTAAGAAGGTTTTGGCTAAGCTTGATAGTTTGGCTAAGAATgatggtaagtttttttttactccatTTCATCAAGTTTCGATTTTATCAaggtttttgtgttttaaggtGATCGTAAATGGTGGTCAAAGACTGTTGTTTCTGACAAATCTTGGTATGGACCACGTTCGGTAGATGCTGAAATGACTTCTTATGTTCTATTGGCAAAGCTTAAGGAAGGAAATGCTGAGGAAGTCTTGCCAATTGTTAGATGGTTGATATCACAGCGTAATAGTAATGGAGGATTTGCATCTACACAAGATACTGTTATTGGACTTGAAGCTTTGACTAAATTTGCTGAAAAGAGCGGTTCTGGTACTGGAAAAATGACAATTGCTTACGATGCTGGAGAAAAAAATACTGGAGAAATCGCTGTTAATCCTGAGAATTCATTGATTTTACAAACACATGTGGTACGTAAAGACAACCTTGTGGTATCCCATAAAGTTTTTAACGTTTATCTCTTTATTAAAGCTACCAAAAACGGTTAAAGAAGTCGCTTTGAATGCTAAGGGTACTGGTTCATGTTTGGCTCAAGTATCATACCGTTACAATATTGCTGACAAAGATAACCAACCTCGTTTTGGAGTAATGCCAGTTGTAAAGAGTTCAGAAAATGATCAAATGGTTTTGGTTGTATGTACTGATTTTAAGCCTTTGGATGGTGAAAAAGAGTCTAACATGGCTGTGATGGAAGTTTCATTGCCATCAGGTTATACAGCTAATACTGATAGTTTTGATAAGATCAAGGAAGTTGAAGGAGTTAAGGtaagaaatatacatttttcaaaagctttCTTAGAAATTCTAACTAATTTGTTCTAAATTTTTAGCGTGTTGATTCCAAGAACTCTGATTCAGCTTTAGATATTTATTTCGACAAAGTAACACCTGAACAAACTTGTGTTTCAATTGATGCCATTAAATCACATGCTGTTGCTAAACAAAAGCCTGCACCAGTTAGTGTTTATGATTATTATGATAACAATAAGCGTAACACTGAGTATTATGAAGTTGCATCATCATTGTGTGATATTTGCCAAGGCGATGACTGTGGAGCTGGCTGTGCGAAAAAGAATTAGGATACAAAAATTATTcctaaaaaaacctaaaaacatCTTTATTAAgttgtaaaattttacaaaaataaattcttttgtgCCTAAGATTAATTATTTTGAGGTTaggtttaaaatattaaacttttttgtaatttgatcttaattattttttttatactacctTACCTATTATGTAACGGATActtaaaattttacataaacgaaataagaatataaataaaaaacgaaacaaaaatgaattggttggtttttttttactgaaggATTTGGAAATTTCGAAACCATTACTTAAAAGTTAATGAAAATTCATGAAATGAGACTTtagtactttttttattttggtagaCAGCACTGGTGTAAAAagcctttagaaaaaaaaagttgctaaATGTGAAAAAgcattaggacttcacgaagtagAAAGTTCGACTTCGTTGACTTAAAATTCTTCATTGAAGATCCGACGTTATGACATAAAAAATCTTCATAATGAATTATGACTTCAAAAAGAAGAAAGTACGACTTCgtgaaattaaaattctttattgAAGATGCGACGTTGTGAAATAAAAAGACTTCAAAACGGATGAGGACTtcagtcttcataatgaatgaggacttcaaaAAGAGAAAGTGCGACTTCATGAAGTTAAAattcttcattgaagatgcaACGTCATGAAATAAAAAGCCTTCATTATATATGTTAGAGGACTTCACGAAGAAGAAAGTGCGACTTCGTGGAATTAAAattcttcattgaagatgcgactttatgaaaaaagaagTCTTTATaatgaatgaggacttcacgaagaaGAAAGTGCGACTTCGTGGAATTAAAattcttcattgaagatgcgactttatgaaaaaagaagTCTTTATaatgaatgaggacttcacgaagaaGAAAGTGCGACTTCGTGgaattaaaattctttattgAAGATGCGACGTTGTGAAATAAAAAGACTTCAaaacgaatgaggacttcagtcttcataatgaatgaggacttcaaaAAGAGAAAGTGCGACTTCATGAAGTTAAAattcttcattgaagatgcaACGTCATGAAataaaaagccttcatgataTATGTTAGAGGACTTCACGAAGAAGAAAGTGCGACTTCGTGGAATTAAAattcttcattgaagatgcgaggttatgaaataaaaagtcttcataacgaataagGACTTCAAAAAGAAGAAAGTGCGACTTCGtgatgttaaaatttttcattgaagatgcgactttatgaaaaaagaagTCTTTATAATtaatgaggacttcacgaagaaGAAAGTGCGACTTCGTgaaattaaaattcttcattgaagatgcgaggttatgaaataaaaagtcttcataacgaataagGACTTCAAAAAGAAGAAAGTGCGACTTCGtgatgttaaaatttttcattgaagatgcgactttatgaaaaaagaagTCTTTATAATtaatgaggacttcacgaagaaGAAAGTGCGACTTCGTGGAATTAAAattcttcattgaagatgcgactttatgaaaaaagaagTCTTTATaatgaatgaggacttcacgaagaaGAAAGTGCGACTTCGTGGAATTAAAattcttcattgaagatgcgactttatgaaaaaagaagTCTTTATAATGAATAATGACTTCAAAAAGAAGAAAGTACGACTTCgtgaaattaaaattctttattgAAGATGCGAAGTTATGAAATAATAAATCTTCAtaacgaatgaggacttcaaaaaagagaaagtgcgacttcatgaagttaaaattcttcattgaagatgcaACGTCATGAAataaaaagccttcatgataTATGTTAGAGGACTTCACGAAGAAGAAAGTGCGACTTCGTGGAATTAAAattcttcattgaagatgcgaggttatgaaataaaaagtcttcataacgaataagGACTTCAAAAAGAAGAAAGTGCGACCTCGTGAAGTTAAAattcttcattgaagatgcgatGTTATGACATACAAAATCTTCATGATGAATGATGACTTCAAAAAGAAGAAAGTACGACTTCgtgaaattaaaattctttattgAAGATGCGACGTtgtgaaataaaaagtcttcattatgaatgaggacttcaaaaaaagaaacttcGACCTCGTGAACTTAAAattcttcattgaagatgcgaggttatgaaataaaaagtcttcataacgaataagGACTTCAAAAAGAAGAAAGTGCGACTTCGtgatgttaaaatttttcattgaagatgcgactttatgaaaaaagaagTCTTTATAATTAAAGAGGACTTCACGAAGAAGAAAGTGCGACTTCGTGGAATTAAAattcttcattgaagatgcgactttatgaaaaaagaagTCTTTATAATtaatgaggacttcacgaagaaGAAAGTACGACTTCGTGgaattaaaattctttattgAAGATGCGACGTTGTGAAATAAAAAGACTTCAaaacgaatgaggacttcagtcttcataatgaattaggacttcaaaaGAAGAAAGTGCGACTTCGTGGAATTAAAattcttcattgaagatgcgactttatgaaaaaagaagTCTTTATAatgaatgaggacttcaaaAAGAAGAAAGTGCGGCTTCGTgaaattaaaattcttcattAGATAtgcgactttatgaaaaaagaagTCTTTATaatgaatgaggacttcacgaagaaGAAAGTGCGGCTTCGTAGAATTAAAattcttcattgaagatgcgactttatgaaaaaagaactctttataatgaataatgacttcaaaaagaagaaagtacgatttcgtgaaattaaaattctttattgAAGATGCGAAGTTATGAAATAATAAATCTTCAtaacgaatgaggacttcaaaaaaaaagaaacttcgaCCTCGTGAAGTTAAAattcttcattgaagatgcgatGTTATGACATACAAAATCTTCATGATGAATGATGACTTCAAAAAGAAGAAAGTACGACTTCgtgaaattaaaattctttattgAAGATGCGACGTtgtgaaataaaaagtcttcattatgaatgaggacttcaaaaaaagaaacttcGACCTCGTGAACTTAAAattcttcattgaagatgcgaggttatgaaataaaaagtcttcataatgaatgaggacttcaaaaagaaaaagttcGACTCCGTAAAGTTAAAattcttcattgaagatgcgaatttatgaaattgaagtcttcataatgaatgatgacttaaaaagaagaaaaaatcctTCATAgcgaatgaggacttcaaaaAGAAGAAAGAGTGACTTCGTGAAGTTACATAAAATTCTTCATTGAAGAGGGAACGCTATAAAATataaagtcttcataacgaatgaggacttcaaaaAGAAGAAAGTGCGACTTCGtgatgttaaaatttttcattgaagatgcgactttatgaaaaaagaagTCTTTATAATTAAAGAGGACTTCACGAAGAAGAAAGTGCGACTTCGTGGAATTAAAattcttcattgaagatgcgactttatgaaaaaagaagTCTTTATAATtaatgaggacttcacgaagaaGAAAGTACGACTTCGTGgaattaaaattctttattgAAGATGCGACGTTGTGAAATAAAAAGACTTCAaaacgaatgaggacttcagtcttcataatgaattaggacttcaaaaGAAGAAAGTGCGACTTCGTGGAATTAAAattcttcattgaagatgcgactttatgaaaaaagaagTCTTTATAatgaatgaggacttcaaaAAGAAGAAAGTGCGGCTTCGTgaaattaaaattcttcattAGATAtgcgactttatgaaaaaagaagTCTTTATaatgaatgaggacttcacgaagaaGAAAGTGCGGCTTCGTAGAATTAAAattcttcattgaagatgcgactttatgaaaaaagaactctttataatgaataatgacttcaaaaagaagaaagtacgatttcgtgaaattaaaattctttattgAAGATGCGAAGTTATGAAATAATAAATCTTCAtaacgaatgaggacttcaaaaaaaaagaaacttcgaCCTCGTGAAGTTAAAattcttcattgaagatgcgatGTTATGACATACAAAATCTTCATGATGAATGATGACTTCAAAAAGAAGAAAGTACGACTTCgtgaaattaaaattctttattgAAGATGCGACGTtgtgaaataaaaagtcttcattatgaatgaggacttcaaaaaaagaaacttcGACCTCGTGAACTTAAAattcttcattgaagatgcgaggttatgaaataaaaagtcttcataatgaatgaggacttcaaaaagaaaaagttcGACTCCGTAAAGTTAAAattcttcattgaagatgcgaatttatgaaattgaagtcttcataatgaatgatgacttaaaaagaagaaaaaatcctTCATAgcgaatgaggacttcaaaaAGAAGAAAGAGTGACTTCGTGAAGTTACATAAAATTCTTCATTGAAGAGGGAACGCTATAAAATataaagtcttcataacgaatgaggacttcaaaaAGGAGAAAGTGCGACTTTTTGAAgttaaaagtcttcattgaagatgcgagTTTATGAAATCAATAGTCATCATCCagtatttttcctttttttagatagaaacgaaaaaaactcaTTAAAGTAGACAAAAAACCACGGAAACTGATCTAATAAAATTACCAAACAACAAGACTGCCAAAGGCAAGACACCAAATGAAGGTGTGGCATCACCGATCGGTCATCTTGTGTGATCTACTGTATGACACTGGCACTGAcaatgataatgataataaaGCCGCATCAACATAAATTGATCTCGCCAAAGCACATGTTGTATGTTCTTATTCCAATTATCCACACTTGAGACTGAAGACACACACACATCTAACTGACTGATGACACTGGGGACATCTTGATTCATGGACCAATATGCAAGATCATTTCAGACATCTTTTGAACTAAACTAGATCAGATCTTTCAGTTTCATCGCAGTTGTGGCCAGTACAACTGCTCGAATAAGCTTCCTCAAAAAAAGAACATCGGAAGCTAAAAACGGGGCTGAAGTGTTTGTTTTGTGTAAATTTAATTgagaagaagcaaaaaaaaaagtcaagatcATTGACACACAGAACTTTTTTGATTGGATTATCCATTCGGTGCAAGTATATCAAACTGAAGATGCACTTTAATATGATGACGCGTTTTTGTATGATCAGCATTATTTGCGTCTTGCAAATTGCTATCACATCAGTCAAGTGCAGCGGGTGAGTTAAGaatcaattaaatcaagattgtttttaattaatgaatgaaatattttaaatgatatctcttttttcttcgttatttttttgacatttctgaaTAGAATCTCTGTTTTGAGTCTTTGTTTTGATATAATATATAATCTCCGGATGTTATCGGGTATTAAATTACAGTCTTAGAAActtgtatggtttttttttcgataagttTTCTCttgtttagttgaaaaaaaaaatgtaggtatttgaTACTTTCTTGACCGGAAGCTCAAGAGATCAGACAGAAAAAACAATAAGCACATCACTTAGGGTAAATATTTTAGTTCCCCGAGCCTCCtcttaaataattgttttgatcATGAAAGTGGATTGTCTAGTTATCATTTGTTTTTGAGGAAGTATGATGGAAAGTTCAAgtgtttgtatattttgagttctattgattttaaaagattcaatttgtatacatatttttgcaaatgcaaatgcaagttgacattttttgaaacaaaaatacagtTTTAGATGATCCgacttttaaaacaataaaaaagtttgaaaaatgcAAGACAATctgaaacttaattttaaagtaTTGTGAAATTGAATATAGGGGGTGACTTTTGAAGTTATCTTTGGAGAGATAATTTCAAACGTTGAACTTATTTCTTTCTGCAATATACTTTGATCAATACAAGgagatttaataaattaattgcaTTAATTATAACATGGGTCAAGTGCACTGTGACCCATTAATCTATACGTATGATTTATGATTTATGgaataaatttttcattatacactagaaatgtgaacggaaaAATAAATCTGGATTTTGTACTTAAATATGATAGCTGAATGTATCTCGTCaaagaaaaatggtttaaaaaagaccaaaaataCTAGGTTTTGAAAGTCCGTATTTTATCCAAATTTAGCCGTATTCAAGTTTTGTGACctttatgttgaaagataaagtatcttcctttctcctttacatgttcaatatctataaatgctcaaatgctaaaaacagacgatttattcaaaacataaaaaaattcgtttttttctcttttttgaatagtttttcttaagttttttacaatatatttcaatttgaaatttttttaaaaggaaacaTATCGATAAGAAAtctaattatctacaaaaaattacttaatacaaattttaaaattcggcttgctttccaagttatagacaaaaattcaGCTTTCAGGCGCGATTTCCGAGTCCTTGAGGTCAaagtattttagaaaaaaatagtgggattgtGTGTCCGTTTTGGCTATAAACCAGTGTAATCAGCGATATTTGGGATGTAAGAGAAGGAAAGCAATGGTTCTCAGCTATGGACTTGATTAGTGGCAACTATTCCTATGCCACGCTCCAGTTTCTTTCTGTGGT
Proteins encoded in this region:
- the LOC129907878 gene encoding CD109 antigen isoform X16, with protein sequence MSRLLAIGLCILQIAILVQCNGLYTIVAPGTLRSKSDYHVSVSVHDAPSACKIKVGLSGPEFDKSETVEVPPKSSKVIMFQVPKLKDGDYNLTAEGLSGIEFKNTTKLNFAAEQVSIYVQTDKATYKPGDKVQYRVLVLDKNTRPAKIDGPVKISINDGARNLIKQLNDVELTKGVYSGELQLSEFPVLGSWNIEVSADGTTETKNFEVDKYVLPKFEVMVEAPKDVAIADGKFSVTVRSKYTFGKPVKGSAVVSVKPSYYSYGDNNEQPTAEKTVKIDGKGRVEFDISKDLKLDKERYTPPLTILAIVEEELTGLKQNSTGTVNLHREKYQIEGIDTPYTYYPGKPVTIKLVVKNLDGSPVQDTKNPVTLTVSPPDYWYRHPIPIEMVAASSSSDGETPTTTIPPPPKSQNYTAILDKNGMAEIEISLPDDKSSTYYSVKANYLDSNSYITSLSKFEKVDTPIDESLKLTVQTKNPALGKDVSIKVQNGKPIPYFVYTIVGRGDIVQSELIEVPENRNYHVFKITPTFQMIPQAKIFIHYVTGTDFNYAEETINFAKDFQNSISIEAPIETKPGADVEIKVNTDPNSYVGLLGVDQSVLLLKSGNDLKKDQIFQDMSRFDSSTPWSFGYGQYPGTQAGVVTMTNANHVFHQIRIMYNNYWPRIRDYPMAMAASATTVYVGSKRLSAEMSPGMVPKIRKLFPETWIYDIGKNTDGNGITLSKKVPDTITSWVLTGFSLNPETGLAITDEATKMKVFQPFFISTNLPYSVKRGEVIAIPVVIFNYLDKNLDAEITMDNSDHEYSFAEATNEVTESASDDVKRTKTLSVPSNSGQSVSFMIRTNKVGPLSLKISAISPIAGDAIQQTLKVEPEGVTKYVNKAVFMNLGDEKEKSAKVDVDIPENAVEDSEYVELSVVGDLLGPTIKNLDKLIRMPYGCGEQNMVNFVPNILVLKYLTATKQLTPAVEEKAKKFLEIGYQRELQYKHDDGSYSAFGKSDKSGSTWLTAYVVKSFHQAIPFTDIDPKIIEAGLKFLADNQLPSGEFPEVGKVIDSSHSGGSIGLSAYVLLAFLENVESADQYKDVIEKGSSFLEKELASSDDQYSLSIAAQAFLLGKRPESAKKVLAKLDSLAKNDGDRKWWSKTVVSDKSWYGPRSVDAEMTSYVLLAKLKEGNAEEVLPIVRWLISQRNSNGGFASTQDTVIGLEALTKFAEKSGSGTGKMTIAYDAGEKNTGEIAVNPENSLILQTHVLPKTVKEVALNAKGTGSCLAQVSYRYNIADKDNQPRFGVMPVVKSSENDQMVLVVCTDFKPLDGEKESNMAVMEVSLPSGYTANTDSFDKIKEVEGVKRVDSKNSDSALDIYFDKVTPEQTCVSIDAIKSHAVAKQKPAPVSVYDYYDNNKRNTEYYEVASSLCDICQGDDCGAGCAKKN
- the LOC129907878 gene encoding CD109 antigen isoform X32, whose translation is MSRLLAIGLCILQIAILVQCNGLYTIVAPGTLRSKSDYHVSVSVHDAPSACKIKVGLSGPEFDKSETVEVPPKSSKVIMFQVPKLKDGDYNLTAEGLSGIEFKNTTKLNFAAEQVSIYVQTDKATYKPGDKVQYRVLVLDKNTRPAKIDGPVKISINDGARNLIKQLNDVELTKGVYSGELQLSEFPVLGSWNIEVSADGTTETKNFEVDKYVLPKFEVMVEAPKDVAIADGKFSVTVRSKYTFGKPVKGSAVVSVKPSYYSYGDNNEQPTAEKTVKIDGKGRVEFDISKDLKLDKERYTPPLTILAIVEEELTGLKQNSTGTVNLHREKYQIEGIDTPYTYYPGKPVTIKLVVKNLDGSPVQDTKNPVTLTVSPPDYWYRHPIPIEMVAASSSSDGETPTTTIPPPPKSQNYTAILDKNGMAEIEISLPDDKSSTYYSVKANYLDSNSYITSLSKFEKVDTPIDESLKLTVQTKNPALGKDVSIKVQNGKPIPYFVYTIVGRGDIVQSELIEVPENRNYHVFKITPTFQMIPQAKIFIHYVTGTDFNYAEETINFAKDFQNSISIEAPIETKPGADVEIKVNTDPNSYVGLLGVDQSVLLLKSGNDLKKDQIFQDMSRFDSSTPWSFGYGQYPGTQAGVVTMTNANHVFHQRIIIPLSATNFFAIPQNEPSPISASANIVPEIRKEFPETWIVESFNITDGNGITLSKKVPDTITSWVLTGFSLNPETGLAITDEATKMKVFQPFFISTNLPYSVKRGEVIAIPVVIFNYLDKNLDAEITMDNSDHEYSFAEATNEVTESASDDVKRTKTLSVPSNSGQSVSFMIRTNKVGPLSLKISAISPIAGDAIQQTLKVEPEGVTKYVNKAVFMNLGDEKEKSAKVDVDIPENAVEDSEYVELSVVGDLLGPTIKNLDKLIRMPYGCGEQNMVNFVPNILVLKYLTATKQLTPAVEEKAKKFLEIGYQRELQYKHDDGSYSAFGKSDKSGSTWLTAYVVKSFHQAIPFTDIDPKIIEAGLKFLADNQLPSGEFPEVGKVIDSSHSGGSIGLSAYVLLAFLENVESADQYKDVIEKGSSFLEKELASSDDQYSLSIAAQAFLLGKRPESAKKVLAKLDSLAKNDGDRKWWSKTVVSDKSWYGPRSVDAEMTSYVLLAKLKEGNAEEVLPIVRWLISQRNSNGGFASTQDTVIGLEALTKFAEKSGSGTGKMTIAYDAGEKNTGEIAVNPENSLILQTHVLPKTVKEVALNAKGTGSCLAQVSYRYNIADKDNQPRFGVMPVVKSSENDQMVLVVCTDFKPLDGEKESNMAVMEVSLPSGYTANTDSFDKIKEVEGVKRVDSKNSDSALDIYFDKVTPEQTCVSIDAIKSHAVAKQKPAPVSVYDYYDNNKRNTEYYEVASSLCDICQGDDCGAGCAKKN